The Dysgonomonadaceae bacterium PH5-43 genomic interval AGATCTCTAATTTCAGTTAAAAGAACTTCTTCTTTTGAAGGAGCGGGAGGCGCAGCAGGAGCTGCAGGCTCTTCTTCTTTCTTTTTTTGTAACTGGTTAATACCCTTAATCATTAAGAAAATAGCAAAAGCTATGATAATAAAATCTATCACAACATTAATGAAACTACCATAATTAAGAGTTACAGCAGGTTCGATAACTTCACCCGATTCCATTACTGCATTTTTTAGCACAATCTTTAGATCAGAAAAGTCAACGCCACCTATTAAAACCCCTAACGGAGGCATAATAACATCAGATACAAACGAACTAACAATCTTACCGAAAGCCCCACCGATAATAACACCGACAGCCATATCCATAACATTGCCACGCACAGCAAACTCTTTAAACTCTTTAATAAATCCCATAAGAATAAACCTTTATAATATTAATTAATTGAAATAACGTTCATATAGTTGTTAATTATTTTCAACATCTTGCAAATAGAACGCACAAAAATAAAAAAAGGTTTGTAACTTTGCACTCTCGAAATACAAAATAATTGTGTTTTTGTTAGAAATTAGATATAAATCTATGAAAAAGACTTCTTTTAGAACTATTAGAAGATTGTTATTGTTAGTAATAATAGTCGGTTTGTTTACAGCCTGTGGCACTACAAGATGCGAATGCGAAAATAGTAACGATTATAACAAAAGAAAGTTGAGCGATAACTTGTTAGATTTTAATAAAAGTAGTAATTTTGCGCTTCAAAATACGGAAGTATTATCTAAAGAATTGAATTTATTTATTTTATAAACTATAAAAATTATAAGAAATGATCAAAGTTGGTATTAATGGTTTTGGCCGTATTGGTCGTATGGTGTTCCGTGCAGCAGTTTATAACTTCTCTAATGATATCGAAATTGTAGGTATCAATGACTTGTTAGCTGCTGATTATTTAGCTTATATGTTGAAATATGATTCAGTACACGGACGTTTCAAAGGTGACGTTGCTGTTGAAGGAAACAATTTGATAGTAAACGGTAAAAAAATCCGTTTAACTGCAGAAAAAGATCCTGCTAACTTAAAATGGAACGAAGTAGGTGCTGAAATCATTGTTGAATCTACAGGATTCTTCTTGTCAGACGATACAGCTCGCAAACACATCGAAGCTGGTGCTAAAAAAGTAGTTATGTCTGCTCCTTCTAAAGATTCTACTCCTATGTTCGTTTATGGTGTAAACCACAAAACTTATGCAGGTCAAGATATTATCTCTAACGCTTCTTGTACTACTAACTGTTTAGCTCCTATCGCTAAAGTATTGAACGACAACTTCGGTATCGTAAAAGGTTTAATGACTACAGTTCACGCTGCTACTGCAACTCAAAAAACTGTTGACGGACCTTCTTCTAAAGACTGGAGAGGTGGTCGTGGTATCTTAGAAAACATCATTCCTTCTTCTACAGGTGCTGCTAAAGCTGTAGGCGTAGTTCTTCCTGAATTAAACGGAAAACTTACAGGTATGTCTATGCGTGTTCCTACTTCTGACGTATCAGTTGTAGACTTAACAGTAGTTCTTGAAAAAGCTGCTTCTAAAGACGAAATCTCAGCTGCTATGAAAGCTGCTGCTAATGGCGAATTAAAAGGAGTACTTGGTTACACTGAAGAGTCTGTAGTTTCTACTGACTTCCGTGGTTGCTCAGAAACTTCTGTTTACGACGCAAACGCTGGTATCTCTTTAGATGGTAACTTCGCTAAAGTTGTATCTTGGTATGACAACGAGTGGGGTTATTCAAACAAAGTTCTTGAAATGGTTCGCGTAATCGCTAAATAAGATTAACCATATCATAATATAAAAAGCCTGATTCGTAAAGAGTCAGGCTTTTTTTTGGCTGTGTAAATATTGTTAAAATGCAAAGCTTCACTTAGGGTCGTCTCTCTACTAAGAGACCCCTCGTGTCTCTACTAAGAGAGGCGATGTCTCTCTACTAAGAAAGGCGGGGTGCTTTAAGGATTAAGGCGGGGTGGTTCTACTAAGAGCGACATCGGGTATCTACTAAGAACGGCAAGGGGTCTCTACTAAGAAGCACCTCGCCTATCTAATAACAAAGGCAAGAGGTTTATACTGAGATAGATGAGGGCGTTCTGCTAACTACCTGGTTGCCTATTTACTAAGAGCGTTTTGATGGACGGCGATGATACAAAAAGAGGGTGTACCTTTTAGTGATACACCCTCTTTGCTATAATTCTTATGTCTCGAATTAATCTTCTAATAATAATTCAAGGATAGTAACTGCAGCTTTTGATACTGGAGAACCAGGACCAAATATTGCTGCTACACCTGCTTTATACAAGAAATCATAATCTTGAGCAGGGATTACACCACCAGCTATTACTAAAATATCTTCGCGACCAAGCTTTTTAAGTTCTTCGATAACTTGAGGAACAAGCGTTTTGTGTCCGGCAGCTAACGATGATACACCAAGAACGTGTACGTCGTTCTCAACAGCCTGACGAGCAGCTTCTTCTGGAGTTTGGAACAATGGTCCCATATCTACGTCAAATCCACAATCGGCATAACCAGTAGCTACAACTTTAGCACCACGGTCGTGACCGTCTTGTCCCATTTTAGCTACCATAATACGAGGCTGACGACCTTCTTTTTTAGCAAACTGTTCTGCTAATTCTTGTGCTTTTTGGAAGGTAGAATCTTCTTTTGTTTCTGATGAATACACTCCTGATATAGTTCTAATTATTGCTTTATAACGTCCACACACTTCTTCGCAAGCATCAGATATTTCTCCTAATGTTGCTCTTACGTGAGCTGCTTCTACTGCTAACTCTAATAGATTGCCTTCACCTGTTTTTGCACATTTGGTTATAGCCTCTAACGCTTTCTTAACATCGTCTTCGTTACGTTTCGATTTAAGATCGTTTAGGCGTTCTATTTGTTGTAAGCGAACAGCAGTATTGTCAATCTCAAGAATATCAATAGGGTCTTCTTTTTCAAGACGATATTTATTGATACCGATAATAGCTTGATTGCCTGAGTCGATACGAGCTTGAGTTCTTGCAGCAGCTTCTTCGATACGCATTTTAGGAACTCCTGTTTCGATAGCTTTAGCCATACCTCCAAGTTGTTGTACTTCTTGAATTAATTCCCAAGCTTTGTGTGCCAACTCTTGAGTAAGAGACTCTACATAGTAAGAACCAGCCCAAGGGTCGATTTCTTTTGTAATGTAAGTTTCTTCTTGAATGTATATCTGAGTATTACGAGCAATACGAGCCGAGAAGTCTGTTGGAAGAGCAATAGCTTCGTCTAAAGCGTTAGTGTGTAACGATTGAGTATGTCCTAATGCTGATGCCATAGCTTCGATACAAGTACGACCTACGTTATTGAATGGATCTTGCTCGGTAAGCGACCAACCAGAAGTTTGTGAGTGTGTACGAAGTGCTAACGATTTAGGATTTTCAGCTCCAAAGCTCTTTACTATCTTAGCCCAAAGTAAGCGACCGGCACGCATCTTAGCAATCTCCATAAAGTGATTCATTCCGATAGCCCAGAAGAAAGATAGGCGAGGAGCAAACTTGTCAACAGGAATACCAGCGTCTATACCTGCTTTAAGATATTCCATACCATCGGCAAGAGTGTAAGCCAACTCAATGTCGGCTGTGGCGCCTGCTTCTTGCATATGATAACCCGAGATAGAGATAGAGTTAAACTTAGGCATCTTCTGTGATGTGTATTCAAAGATGTCGGCTATGATACGCATAGAAAATTCTGGTGGATAGATGTAAGTGTTACGCACCATAAACTCTTTAAGAATATCATTCTGTATAGTACCAGCCATTTCTTCAAGTTTAGCACCTTGTTCTAAACCTGCGTTTATGTAGAAAGCAAGAATAGGAAGCACTGCACCATTCATTGTCATCGATACCGACATATCTTTTAATGGAATACCATCGAAAAGAGTTTTCATATTATCCATCGTACAGATAGATACACCAGCTTTACCAACGTCGCCAACAACACGAGAGTGGTCGGCATCGTAACCGCGGTGAGTAGCTAAGTCGAAAGCAACAGAAAGACCTTTTTGTCCTGATGCTAAGTTTCTTCTATAAAATGCGTTAGACTCTTCAGCGGTTGAGAAACCAGCATACTGACGTATAGTCCAAGGACGCATAGCGTACATACCAGAGTAAGGACCTCTTAAGAAAGGAGGAATACCAGAAGCATAATTCAAGTGTTCCATACCTTCTAAGTCTGCCTTAGTATAAACAGGCTTAACAGGAATATGCTCAGGAGTTTTCCAGTTTGCTTCAATATTGTTTTCTTCAGACCATTTAGTAGGATTGATTTCGCTAAAGCCTACATTATCTATGTTGATGTCTTTAAAATTGATTTTCATTTTATTCCTAATTTAGCGTTAAACCCTTGTAATGTTTCAAGAACATTACTTTTTACATTAATGAAATTAGTGATTCCTTGCGCTTTTAGGTCTTCCATAGAAGCTGGGGCACCAGCAATAACCAATATTTCTTTATCTTTAGTAAGTTCGTATGCTTCTGGAGCGAAAGTAGCATATTCGTCGTCGCTCGAACAAAGAACTATTATATCAGCACCTGCTTTACGAGCAGCGTCTACACCTTGAGCTACGGTCTCGAATCCTAAGTTGTCGATAGTTTTATATCCTGCACAACCGAAGAAGTTAGCCGAGAACTGAGAACGAGCTAAGCGCATTGCAAGGTTACCGATAGTAAGCATAAATACTTTAACGTCTTTTCCAGCCTCTTCGGTACTTAAGCGTAGAGTTTCAAACTCTTCAGCCAAACGTTTAGTGTTTAATGTTGTAATATCAGTTTTACATTCGCCTTTGCAGCCACAACCACATTCTTTATTATCTTCGAATTTGCCTTTAGCTACTTCTGTGAAGTTAGGGAACTGGTTTGTTCCTAATAATATTTCACGACGTTGAGCTAATGCTTTGAAGCGTTTATCTGCCGATGCGTTAACAGCAGCTTGTATTTCTCCTGCTTTAACCATATTATAGAAACCTTTCTCTTCTACTTCAAGGAATATTTTCCAAGCTTCTTTAGCTATAGAATTAGTAAGAGTTTCAATGTAGTAAGAACCACCCGAAGGGTCAACAACCTTATCGAAATGACATTCTTCTTTAAGAAGTAATTGTTGATTGCGAGCTATTCTTTCAGAAAACTCATCTGGAGTTTTGAACGATTCGTCGAAAGGAGATACTAACATAGAATCGACACCAGCTATACCTGCCGACATAGCTTCTGTTTGTGTACGAAGCATATTTACGTAAGCATCGTAAACAGTTTGATTGAATTTAGATGTTTGAGCGAATATGTTCATCTTAGCAGCACAACGACATTCGTTGTTTGCGCCTTCATTAGGGCATTTATGATCGCAAGTAGGTTGATATGCCTTAACTATCTCAGCCCATAACCAACGAGCTGCACGGAACTTAGCTATCTCCATAAAGTAGTTAGCACTGATTCCGAAATTGAATTTAATTTTCTTAGCAGCAAAAGTAGGATTAACTCCGGCTTCAACTAAACGAGCCATAAGTTCGTTACCCCAAGCAAGAGCGTAACCCAACTCTTGAGTAATAAACGAACCAGCATTGTTGAATAAATAAGCATTAACAGCAATTACCTTGAAGTAACGGATTTCTGCCGAAGCAGCTATTGCAGCCGCCATAATATCTATCCAATCTTCTTTAATTTTGCCCTTAGTTAATGTTTTACCAACAATATCAATGTTAATAGAACCTTGAATTTTTGTTAGGTCGTATCCCTTGCTTACGAAATATTCTTTAAGAATAGTTATAAGATTTACCGATGCCGATTGGCAAGTAGAGAAGTTTAGTTCAATACATTCGGCGCAGATGTTTTCTAAAAGAATTTCGATATTCTCTTTGTTAACACCGCTTTTAGGCACTTTGAAACCTAAAGAATTTACGCCTTTGTTTAAGATGTCTAAAGCTTTTTTATTAGCTTCGGCAAAGTCGCTCACAACGATGTCTTGACGAACAAACCAATCGTTAGTGTCTTTCTTTGTTCCTCTCACATAAGGAAATTCTCCCGGAAGAGACTCAGTTGTTTTAAGACCTTCAAGGTCTTCCTCTCTGTAAAAAGGCTTAACGTTGAAGCCTTCATTTGTTTTCCAAACTAATTTTTTCTCAAAATCAGCACCCTTTAGATCTGTTGTAATCTTATCCATCCATTGCTGGGTAGATATGGGTGAGAACTCAGAAAAAAGTTTTTCATTAGAATTACTCATATAGATTTAATTATAAATGTTTAGTCATTAAAAATACTACACTCCATAAAATGGGGTATAGCGACACAAAAATACAACAAATTATTAATAATGAATAGAGAATAATTAATAATTGTGTATTGGTAAGTTTAATTTTCTTGGTGAGAGACACAACAAAATCGTACTGTGTTATTAAAAAAACACAGTCAGTTTCCTATAGAAACACAGTGAGGTTCGGGGTAAAACACAGTCAGGTTTTTTTGTAACACAGTGAGGTTTTAAAAACTGATTAATTGGGATAATATTAAAACAGGATTGTCGTATTCTTTCAAGTTCTTAATCTTTTGTTTGTCATCATCTGAAATAAAACAAAATCACACTACACTACGGATTGTGTGAATTTTTATTAACTTTGTAGGTTGTTAAAAAACGGATTAAACAATCATAAATATAGAATGTAATGAAAAAAGTTAATTTATTGTTATTGATGCTTGTTGCTTTTGTGTCAATACAATGTCAGAGTGGTTCGAAAAGTGTAGCTAAAGAAACTAAAGTTAAAAATGTTATCTTCATGATTGGAGATGGTATGGGTATTAGTCAGGTTTACTCGGGTTTAACATCTAATAAAGGTAGTCTTAATTTAGAACGAGCCCAATATGTAGGCATTTCAAAAACATATTCAGCTAATGATTATGTAACCGACTCGGCAGCAGGAGGCACAGCTCTTGCTTGTGGCGAAAAAACAAATAATGGTGTTATAGGTGTGAATAAAGATAGTGTTGCTATTAAATCAATTTTAGCTTATGCTGCTGAAAATGACTTATCGACAGGCGTTGTTGTTAGTTGCGAACTTACTCACGCTACTCCAGCTTCGTTTGTTGCCCATCAGATAAATAGAAATATGAATAAAGAAATAGCTGCCGATTATCTAAATCTACCTTTTACAGTTGCTATAGGTGGTGGTCGTCGTCATTTTGAGAACAGAGAAGATGGACGAAATCTTACAGAAGAATTAAAAGCTAAAGATTATCAAGTAGCTTATTCTATCGAAGAAGTGAAACAGATAAAAAAAGGTAAAGTTATAGGTCTTGTTAGTGATGAACACCCAGCAGGTTATCCTGAAAGAGGAGAACTATTACCAGAAGGTGTTGCTGCTGCATTAGATATTTTATCTCAAAATGATAAAGGCTTTGTTTTAATGGTTGAAGGTTCTCAAATAGATTGGGGAGGACACTCTAACGATACGGAGGTAATAGTAAATGAAATGTTGGATTTTGATAGAACAGTAAAGATTGCATTCGATTTTGCTGACAAAAATCCAGGAACATTGGTTGTGATTACTGCCGACCACGAAACTGGAGGTATGTCGTTACTGAAAGGTAATTTTGAAGAAGGCACAGTAGGAGCAAAATATACAACAGGAGGACATAGTGCAGTTCCTGTTCCTGTATTTTCTTATGGAACGAAAGCAGAAGAGTTTACTGGATTTTATCAAAATACGAATATTTTCAAGAAAATTATGAATTTGTATGGCTTCCCTATTGATAATTAATAAAAAATGTCTAATTTTGGGGAGTTTGGGCTTAAATTAAAATATTAAGATAATCTCATTTAATCATTAATTATAAATAAATTATTATGAACAAATCTGAATTAGTTGCAGCTATAGCTGCCAAAACGGGCTTTACTAAAGTTGATGCATTAAAAGCTCTTAACGCTTATGTTGAAGTTGTAGGAGATGAATTGAGAAAAGGGAATAAAGTAAATTTAGTTGGTCATGGTACTTACTTGATTATTTCTAAAAAAGGAAGAAAAGGGATAGATCCTCGTAATCAACAACCTATTGAAATTGCTCCAAAACGAATGGTAAAGTTTAAACCAGGTAAAACTCTAACTATTAAGAAATAGTTATAGTGGTTTCGGTTGGCTTAATTTAAGGTAAGCATATTACGTTTTTTATTTCCTTATCAATAACGAAACAACCTTAGTGGTATTTATAGGTGTTTATGCCGTAATGCTGCTTAGGTTGTTTTGTTGTTTTAATAGATAGATAGTTGATTGAAATTTCATTTTTTGATTATTCTGTTTCAGATGTATTTTATTCCGTTTCAAAGAAAATTAAAATGCAACAAATGAATAATCCATTACGTTTGTACTGTAATAGAAAAAAGATTGTTAGATTAAATGAAAAAGATTGTTTTAAGTTTGTTTTTAGGTTTTACTGTTCTGTTAGCTTCTGCGCAGACTACTCCGGTTGCTGAAAATGCAACTGGAGTTATAAGGTTTTCGTTAAACGAATGTTTAGAATATGCTTTCGGTAATAATTTTACCAGAAAGAATATGTTATTAAACGAAACAGTAAAACAAGAGGTGTACGACCAATCTAAATTGGAACGATTGCCTAATGTGAACGCTTCTTTAAGCGAAAACTGGCGACACTCCGATGATGCTGGTTCTTCGCTCGGAGGTAGTTATGGTATTAGTGCAGGAGTTACTTTATATCAAGGTGGTGCTATAACAAATACCATAGAAGAAAATAAATTGCAGATGGAGCAAACACAACTGCAAACAAAACAGTATGAAAATGATTTGGTAATAAATATACTTGAGTCGTTTCTTACAGTTTTGGGTAATGAAGAACTATTGAAGTATCAGCATACTTTGTTGACAGCAAGTGAAGAACAGGTAGCGCAAGGTAAGGCTCAATATATGGCAGATGAGATTCTCGAGAGTGATTACTTAATGTTGGAAGCTCAGTATGCAAGCGATAAAGCAAATATTATTGATACCGAAATTGCTCGCGACAATAGTTTACTTAATCTTAAAAGTTTGTTGTCGATGGACCCGGAAGTGGATTTACGTATTATTTATCCCGATACGGCTATTCTTCAGCAGATGACGTTAATTCCTTTGCGAGAAACTGTAATAGAAAGAGCTATTGAAACGTGGCCAGACCTTAAGATTAGTCAATACGATGTTGATATTGCCAATGTAAATGTAAAGATAGCTAAGGCTTCATACTTTCCAACAGTAAGCTTGTCGGGTAGTGTAAATTCGGGGCACAACAAAAACTTTCAGAATTTTGGAAATCAGTTGAAGAATAATCTTAACGAACAAATAGGATTGTCTGTTAGTGTTCCTATTTGGGATAGGGGTCGCACAAAATTACAAACTACTCAAAGTAAGATAGCTCTTCAACAGGCAGAGAATAATAAACAACAGACCGAACTTGAAATAAGACAACAGATAACTCAACAGCATCTTAATGTAACGTCGGCACTTAATAAATACAATACAAACGAAATAAAACACAAGGCATATTCTCAAACGTTTGATGTGTATAGGGCTTTGTTTAATGCCGGTTCAATTACGGCAGTAGACCTTCTTCAACAACAAAACAACTATATAAGTGCTCTTACTGATTATGTGCAGAGTAAATATAATTTTATTCTAAGAAGAAAAATACTTGATGTATATATGGGTATAGATGTAACAATGTAATTCATAAAGATTAGATAAAAGAAAAATAATAACAAGATGAAAAAGAAAACATTAATTATTATAGGTGCTATTGCTTTGGTGCTAATATTGGCTCTTGTAATTTTATTAGGAGGAAACAAAAGCGAGTTGTTGGTAAATACAGCTCCAATAAAAACGAACACAATTTCACTGTCGGTTACTGCTACGGGTTATGTACAGCCTGTAGATCAAGTGGAAGTAGGAACTCAGGTATCGGGTGTTGTAGAGAGAATATATGTAGATTACAATTCTCAAGTTACAAAAGGACAGCTTCTTGCAGAACTGGATAAATCTACATTGGCTGAAAAAGTAACGCAAGCTCAAGCTTCTTTGCAGAGTTCAAAAAGTGCTCTTACTTTGGCTACTAAAAGTTACGAACGAACTAAGCAGTTGTTTGAATTAAAAGCTGCAACAAAAGCATCTTTCGAAGATGCCGAAAATCAATTAATACAAGCTACAACATCAGTTGCTAATTCAGAAGCTAACTTACATCAGGCTAAAGTAAACCTATCATACGCCGAAATATATTCGCCTATAGATGGTGTTGTGTTGAATAGAGCAGTAGAGCAAGGTCAGACAGTTGCTGCTTCGTTTAATACTCCTACTTTATTTACAATAGCTAACGACTTGAAAAATATGCAAGTAGAAGCAGATGTTGATGAAGCTGATATAGGTCAGGTTAAATTAGGTCAGAGTGTTACTTTTACTGTAGATGCTTTTCCTTACGATTTATTTGAAGGAATAGTACAGCAGATACGTCTTCAACCTGTGGTTACAAGCAATGTTGTAACTTACACAGTTATTATTAATGCTCCTAACCCAGAAGAAAAACTTTATCCGGGTATGACTGCAAGTGTTACTATTCTTACTCAAGTAGAAGAGGGGATTACTGTTCCTAATAGTGCTCTTAGTTTTACTCCTAATGAAGAAGCGATTAAGAAACTTAATTTTGAAATGCCAGTTGAGAATTACTCTGCAGGAGTATGGATTAAAACAGGTGATAACTATAAATATTCAGAAATTAAAACGGGTTTAAGCGACGGTGTATACACTATGGTTGAGTCGGGACTTAATCTTAATGATACAGTGGTAGTGTCTGTTGTAGAACAAAAGAAAGGTGAAGCTTCGGGACAAGCAGCGAGCAACCCTCTTATGCCACAACCTCCTCGAAGAAGATAAAAAATGAAAGAGAAGAAAGAAATATTAAAAATAGATACACTACGACGCGACTTTACTGTAGGTAGTGAAACCGTTCATGCTCTTAGAGGGGTTTCGTTTTCTGTAATGGAAGGTGAGTTTGTAAGTATTATGGGTACAAGTGGTAGTGGTAAGTCCACATTGTTGAATATACTTGGTTGTTTGGATAAGCCTACTTCGGGAGAATATTATATAGATAATATACCTGTTAGCGGTATGACTAAAGATGAATTGGCAACTTTGCGTAATCGCAAGATTGGATTCGTGTTTCAGTCTTACAACCTACTGTCTCGTACATCTGCGTTGGATAATGTTATGCTGCCTATGCTTTATAATAATACTATTTCGGCAAAGGAAAAGAAAGAAAGAGCAATAGAAGCTATTAAGCAAGTGGGTTTGGAATCGCGTATGGATCATATGCCCAACCAACTATCGGGCGGACAACAACAACGAGTTGCTATTGCACGTGCTATAGTTAACGACCCTGTAATTCTTCTCGCTGATGAAGCAACGGGTAATTTAGATACACGTACTTCTTATGAGATAATGAGCTTATTTCAGAAATTAAATGAAGAGGGGAAAACAATAGCATTTGTTACTCACGAAACAGATATTTCTATTTTTACTAAGCGAATTATTCAACTTAGAGATGGTAATATTATTAAAAACGAACCAATAGAAACTCGTTCGGCTAAAGCAGCTTTAGATAGTTTGCCTCAGCAAGAAGACTATTGAGATGATGGTGATAAATAAAAAATAATTGCGTAAAACGCCCTTCAAATGAATATATTTAATTTAATACAAATAGCAATAGAAGCTTTGTTGAGAAATAAAACAAGAGCTTTACTTACTATGTTGGGGAT includes:
- a CDS encoding hypothetical protein (product_source=Hypo-rule applied; transmembrane_helix_parts=Inside_1_11,TMhelix_12_30,Outside_31_73) — encoded protein: MKKTSFRTIRRLLLLVIIVGLFTACGTTRCECENSNDYNKRKLSDNLLDFNKSSNFALQNTEVLSKELNLFIL
- a CDS encoding DNA-binding protein HU-beta (product_source=KO:K03530; cath_funfam=4.10.520.10; cog=COG0776; ko=KO:K03530; pfam=PF00216; smart=SM00411; superfamily=47729); amino-acid sequence: MNKSELVAAIAAKTGFTKVDALKALNAYVEVVGDELRKGNKVNLVGHGTYLIISKKGRKGIDPRNQQPIEIAPKRMVKFKPGKTLTIKK
- a CDS encoding methylmalonyl-CoA mutase (product_source=KO:K01847; cath_funfam=3.20.20.240,3.40.50.280; cog=COG1884,COG2185; ko=KO:K01847; pfam=PF01642,PF02310; superfamily=51703,52242; tigrfam=TIGR00640,TIGR00641) gives rise to the protein MKINFKDINIDNVGFSEINPTKWSEENNIEANWKTPEHIPVKPVYTKADLEGMEHLNYASGIPPFLRGPYSGMYAMRPWTIRQYAGFSTAEESNAFYRRNLASGQKGLSVAFDLATHRGYDADHSRVVGDVGKAGVSICTMDNMKTLFDGIPLKDMSVSMTMNGAVLPILAFYINAGLEQGAKLEEMAGTIQNDILKEFMVRNTYIYPPEFSMRIIADIFEYTSQKMPKFNSISISGYHMQEAGATADIELAYTLADGMEYLKAGIDAGIPVDKFAPRLSFFWAIGMNHFMEIAKMRAGRLLWAKIVKSFGAENPKSLALRTHSQTSGWSLTEQDPFNNVGRTCIEAMASALGHTQSLHTNALDEAIALPTDFSARIARNTQIYIQEETYITKEIDPWAGSYYVESLTQELAHKAWELIQEVQQLGGMAKAIETGVPKMRIEEAAARTQARIDSGNQAIIGINKYRLEKEDPIDILEIDNTAVRLQQIERLNDLKSKRNEDDVKKALEAITKCAKTGEGNLLELAVEAAHVRATLGEISDACEEVCGRYKAIIRTISGVYSSETKEDSTFQKAQELAEQFAKKEGRQPRIMVAKMGQDGHDRGAKVVATGYADCGFDVDMGPLFQTPEEAARQAVENDVHVLGVSSLAAGHKTLVPQVIEELKKLGREDILVIAGGVIPAQDYDFLYKAGVAAIFGPGSPVSKAAVTILELLLED
- a CDS encoding large conductance mechanosensitive channel (product_source=KO:K03282; cath_funfam=1.20.5.220; cog=COG1970; ko=KO:K03282; pfam=PF01741; superfamily=81330; tigrfam=TIGR00220; transmembrane_helix_parts=Inside_1_19,TMhelix_20_42,Outside_43_78,TMhelix_79_101,Inside_102_142); its protein translation is MGFIKEFKEFAVRGNVMDMAVGVIIGGAFGKIVSSFVSDVIMPPLGVLIGGVDFSDLKIVLKNAVMESGEVIEPAVTLNYGSFINVVIDFIIIAFAIFLMIKGINQLQKKKEEEPAAPAAPPAPSKEEVLLTEIRDLLKEKK
- a CDS encoding alkaline phosphatase (product_source=KO:K01077; cath_funfam=3.40.720.10; cleavage_site_network=SignalP-noTM; cog=COG1785; ko=KO:K01077; pfam=PF00245; smart=SM00098; superfamily=53649) encodes the protein MKKVNLLLLMLVAFVSIQCQSGSKSVAKETKVKNVIFMIGDGMGISQVYSGLTSNKGSLNLERAQYVGISKTYSANDYVTDSAAGGTALACGEKTNNGVIGVNKDSVAIKSILAYAAENDLSTGVVVSCELTHATPASFVAHQINRNMNKEIAADYLNLPFTVAIGGGRRHFENREDGRNLTEELKAKDYQVAYSIEEVKQIKKGKVIGLVSDEHPAGYPERGELLPEGVAAALDILSQNDKGFVLMVEGSQIDWGGHSNDTEVIVNEMLDFDRTVKIAFDFADKNPGTLVVITADHETGGMSLLKGNFEEGTVGAKYTTGGHSAVPVPVFSYGTKAEEFTGFYQNTNIFKKIMNLYGFPIDN
- a CDS encoding glyceraldehyde 3-phosphate dehydrogenase (product_source=KO:K00134; cath_funfam=3.30.360.10,3.40.50.720; cog=COG0057; ko=KO:K00134; pfam=PF00044,PF02800; smart=SM00846; superfamily=51735,55347; tigrfam=TIGR01534) — translated: MIKVGINGFGRIGRMVFRAAVYNFSNDIEIVGINDLLAADYLAYMLKYDSVHGRFKGDVAVEGNNLIVNGKKIRLTAEKDPANLKWNEVGAEIIVESTGFFLSDDTARKHIEAGAKKVVMSAPSKDSTPMFVYGVNHKTYAGQDIISNASCTTNCLAPIAKVLNDNFGIVKGLMTTVHAATATQKTVDGPSSKDWRGGRGILENIIPSSTGAAKAVGVVLPELNGKLTGMSMRVPTSDVSVVDLTVVLEKAASKDEISAAMKAAANGELKGVLGYTEESVVSTDFRGCSETSVYDANAGISLDGNFAKVVSWYDNEWGYSNKVLEMVRVIAK
- a CDS encoding methylmalonyl-CoA mutase (product_source=KO:K01847; cath_funfam=3.20.20.240; cog=COG1884,COG2185; ko=KO:K01847; pfam=PF01642; superfamily=51703; tigrfam=TIGR00642): MSNSNEKLFSEFSPISTQQWMDKITTDLKGADFEKKLVWKTNEGFNVKPFYREEDLEGLKTTESLPGEFPYVRGTKKDTNDWFVRQDIVVSDFAEANKKALDILNKGVNSLGFKVPKSGVNKENIEILLENICAECIELNFSTCQSASVNLITILKEYFVSKGYDLTKIQGSINIDIVGKTLTKGKIKEDWIDIMAAAIAASAEIRYFKVIAVNAYLFNNAGSFITQELGYALAWGNELMARLVEAGVNPTFAAKKIKFNFGISANYFMEIAKFRAARWLWAEIVKAYQPTCDHKCPNEGANNECRCAAKMNIFAQTSKFNQTVYDAYVNMLRTQTEAMSAGIAGVDSMLVSPFDESFKTPDEFSERIARNQQLLLKEECHFDKVVDPSGGSYYIETLTNSIAKEAWKIFLEVEEKGFYNMVKAGEIQAAVNASADKRFKALAQRREILLGTNQFPNFTEVAKGKFEDNKECGCGCKGECKTDITTLNTKRLAEEFETLRLSTEEAGKDVKVFMLTIGNLAMRLARSQFSANFFGCAGYKTIDNLGFETVAQGVDAARKAGADIIVLCSSDDEYATFAPEAYELTKDKEILVIAGAPASMEDLKAQGITNFINVKSNVLETLQGFNAKLGIK